In Propionicimonas paludicola, a single window of DNA contains:
- a CDS encoding Lrp/AsnC family transcriptional regulator — protein sequence MEPLDEEILGLLQRNARRSLSDVARQIGLSSNAVAARVRRLEADGVILGYTIITDADRAQPSRGLEVFIDVRLGEATDGEQFLAAIEPVRQIVDAAHVTGPYDYLLHARVPDTAALDGLLKHLKKACGVVQTQTRVALRSR from the coding sequence ATGGAACCATTGGATGAGGAAATTCTCGGTCTTCTACAGCGAAATGCGAGGCGCTCGCTGTCGGATGTCGCCCGTCAGATCGGGCTGAGCTCGAATGCCGTGGCGGCCCGCGTCCGTCGGCTCGAGGCGGACGGGGTGATCCTCGGCTACACGATCATCACCGATGCCGACCGGGCCCAGCCGTCCCGCGGCCTGGAGGTGTTCATCGACGTCCGGCTGGGCGAGGCGACCGACGGCGAGCAGTTCCTGGCCGCGATAGAGCCGGTCCGCCAGATCGTCGACGCCGCCCACGTCACCGGCCCCTACGACTACCTGCTGCACGCCCGGGTGCCCGACACCGCGGCCCTGGACGGTCTGCTGAAGCATCTGAAGAAGGCCTGCGGGGTCGTCCAGACCCAGACCCGGGTCGCTCTCCGCTCTCGCTGA
- a CDS encoding Gfo/Idh/MocA family protein has translation MSEPLRIGILGAARIAERAVVAPAKALGAEVVAIAARSPEKAQAYAAQFGIAQAYGSYAELLSDPAVEVVYNALPNSEHVRWNLAALRAGKHVLSEKPFGSNAAEARLVAAEPKDGLVVFEGFHHRYHPVYKRLLELTGNGTIGQVTALKVQMKFDCTDLSDIRWLWPLAGGSLMDLGCYTIHVARDVAQVLGGSVRPVRASATAHAGLDPRVDATATVIAELPGGATATLESSLEGPQEMSILVTGTEGTLFQPNFIDLTSDDRLIIETGVGQRVERLGTVSTYTHQLGAVIAAIRDGAGFPTDLDNAIANMDVIDECYRLAGLPVRESTL, from the coding sequence GTGAGCGAACCGCTGCGAATCGGCATTCTGGGAGCGGCCCGGATCGCTGAAAGAGCCGTAGTTGCGCCCGCAAAGGCCCTCGGCGCCGAGGTCGTGGCGATAGCTGCCCGCAGCCCGGAGAAGGCGCAGGCCTACGCCGCGCAGTTCGGGATCGCGCAGGCCTACGGTAGTTACGCAGAATTGCTTTCCGACCCTGCGGTCGAGGTGGTCTACAACGCCCTGCCGAACAGCGAGCACGTCCGCTGGAACCTGGCCGCGTTGCGGGCCGGCAAGCACGTCCTGTCCGAGAAGCCGTTCGGCAGCAATGCCGCCGAGGCCCGCCTGGTCGCCGCCGAGCCGAAGGACGGTCTGGTGGTCTTCGAGGGCTTCCACCACCGCTATCACCCGGTCTACAAGCGCCTGCTCGAGCTGACCGGCAATGGCACCATCGGCCAGGTCACCGCCCTGAAGGTGCAGATGAAGTTCGACTGCACCGATCTGTCCGACATCCGTTGGCTGTGGCCGCTGGCCGGCGGCTCGCTCATGGACCTGGGTTGCTACACCATCCATGTGGCCAGGGACGTGGCCCAGGTGCTCGGCGGCTCCGTCCGTCCGGTCCGGGCGAGCGCCACCGCCCATGCCGGTCTCGACCCGCGTGTGGACGCCACCGCGACCGTGATCGCCGAACTGCCCGGCGGAGCTACGGCCACTCTGGAGTCCAGCCTGGAGGGTCCGCAGGAGATGTCGATCCTGGTCACCGGCACCGAAGGCACGCTGTTCCAGCCGAACTTCATCGACCTCACCAGCGACGACCGACTGATCATCGAGACCGGCGTCGGCCAGCGGGTGGAACGGCTGGGGACGGTCAGCACCTACACCCACCAGCTCGGCGCAGTGATCGCCGCGATCCGGGACGGGGCCGGCTTCCCGACCGACCTGGACAACGCCATCGCGAACATGGACGTGATCGACGAGTGCTACCGCCTGGCCGGGCTGCCGGTGCGGGAGTCGACCCTCTAG
- a CDS encoding zinc-dependent alcohol dehydrogenase family protein, whose translation MRSTVIHGAGDVRLEDRPDPVIIEPTDAIVRTVATCVCGSDLWRYRGIGDVPKPVAIGHEYCGIVEQIGSAVTGVSVGQFVIGGFYHCDNTCPTCRKGAQANCPNGGAYDGCQAELIRIPNADGTLVATPELPDESQIADLLTLSDVMGTGWHAAVSAGVGPGMSVAVVGDGAVGLCAVLAAAQLGAEQVIAMSRHEARQQLAIEFGATSVIAERDEAGAAKVRELTEGIGADAVLECVGTEQARLQALACARPGATIGTVGLPHGELPAAQLFWRNVGLAGGPAPVRAYLPALMELVLAGRIHPGKVFDLELPLAEVAEAYAAMDSRRAIKVLLRP comes from the coding sequence ATGCGTTCCACCGTGATTCATGGGGCCGGCGACGTCCGGCTGGAGGACCGGCCCGACCCGGTGATCATCGAGCCGACCGACGCCATCGTGCGGACGGTCGCCACCTGCGTGTGCGGCTCCGACCTGTGGCGCTACCGCGGCATCGGGGACGTCCCCAAGCCGGTCGCCATCGGGCACGAGTACTGCGGGATCGTCGAGCAGATCGGATCGGCGGTGACCGGGGTCAGCGTCGGCCAGTTCGTCATCGGTGGCTTCTATCACTGCGACAACACCTGCCCCACCTGCCGCAAGGGCGCCCAGGCCAACTGCCCCAACGGCGGTGCCTACGACGGCTGCCAGGCCGAGCTGATCCGGATCCCGAACGCGGACGGCACCCTGGTGGCTACCCCTGAACTGCCTGATGAATCGCAGATCGCCGACCTGCTCACCCTGTCGGATGTGATGGGCACCGGCTGGCACGCCGCGGTCTCGGCCGGTGTCGGTCCGGGGATGAGCGTGGCCGTGGTCGGGGACGGCGCCGTCGGCCTGTGCGCGGTGCTGGCCGCCGCCCAGTTGGGCGCTGAGCAGGTGATCGCCATGAGCCGCCACGAGGCCCGCCAGCAGCTGGCCATCGAGTTCGGTGCCACCTCGGTCATAGCCGAACGGGACGAGGCTGGCGCGGCCAAGGTCCGCGAACTCACCGAGGGGATCGGCGCGGACGCCGTCCTGGAGTGCGTCGGCACCGAGCAGGCCCGGTTGCAGGCGCTGGCCTGCGCTCGTCCGGGAGCCACCATCGGGACGGTCGGGCTGCCGCACGGCGAACTGCCGGCCGCCCAACTGTTCTGGCGCAATGTCGGGCTGGCCGGTGGACCGGCCCCGGTCCGGGCCTACCTGCCGGCACTGATGGAGCTCGTCCTGGCCGGACGAATCCACCCCGGCAAGGTCTTCGACCTCGAGTTGCCGCTGGCCGAGGTGGCAGAGGCCTACGCCGCCATGGACTCCCGGCGGGCCATCAAGGTGCTGCTGCGTCCCTGA
- a CDS encoding PRD domain-containing protein codes for MEIARIFNNNVVLAVDDAGREVILTGRGLGFQTRPGQPVNDALVVRTFVPTDGRDPDHLAELMAGIAPEYVSLVGEALTQIGASKLADNPALVVALSDHVSYALRRAAIGLNLEYPLLAEVQHLYAEEYRQAQQLLAAINARSSTQLPAEEAVGLALHLVNASFTTGDLSYTYKMTGVIQQLVTVIEQAFGVVLPSGSVSVGRFITHLRYLFVRIQQHTQLSENHSAIGQAIRDSYPQAAECAQRLASILELRLGEALTDDEVSYLALHVARVTTDA; via the coding sequence ATGGAGATCGCCAGAATCTTCAACAACAACGTCGTCCTTGCCGTGGACGACGCTGGCCGCGAGGTCATCCTGACCGGCCGTGGTCTGGGCTTCCAGACCCGGCCGGGTCAGCCGGTCAATGACGCCCTGGTGGTGCGGACGTTCGTGCCCACCGACGGGCGTGACCCCGATCATCTGGCCGAGTTGATGGCCGGCATCGCCCCGGAGTATGTCTCGCTGGTGGGCGAGGCGCTGACCCAGATCGGGGCCAGCAAGCTGGCCGACAACCCGGCCCTGGTGGTGGCTCTGTCCGACCACGTCAGCTACGCGTTGCGCCGGGCTGCAATCGGGCTGAACCTGGAGTACCCGCTGCTGGCCGAGGTGCAGCACCTCTATGCCGAGGAGTATCGGCAGGCGCAGCAGCTGCTGGCCGCCATCAACGCCCGCAGCAGCACCCAGCTGCCCGCAGAAGAGGCGGTCGGTCTGGCATTGCACCTGGTGAACGCCAGTTTCACCACCGGGGATCTCTCGTACACCTACAAGATGACCGGGGTCATCCAGCAGCTGGTCACGGTGATCGAGCAGGCTTTCGGAGTGGTGCTGCCCAGCGGCAGCGTCTCGGTGGGGCGGTTCATCACCCACCTGCGCTACCTGTTCGTCCGGATCCAGCAGCACACCCAGCTGTCGGAGAACCACTCGGCCATCGGCCAGGCGATCCGGGACAGCTACCCGCAGGCGGCGGAGTGTGCGCAGCGGCTGGCCTCGATCCTTGAGCTTCGGCTCGGCGAGGCCCTCACCGACGACGAGGTGTCCTACCTGGCCCTGCACGTGGCCCGGGTCACCACCGACGCCTGA
- a CDS encoding glucose PTS transporter subunit IIA has translation MASTTTDTAAQIVAKVGGPSNIVSLTHCATRLRFELKDAGKVDAAALDKIPGVMGTVPQSGDRYQVVIGGAVQSTYNQIMNLSEMSGVSKGLSDADVKAAARAKARGKFAWLDAFFEYLSDSFRPLLGVLLGASLIIAFAAVLDALGVVDFRAADKSASWVFVDAMWRAVFYFLPIMVAYNAAKKLNIDPWVGATVMGAVMTPEFISLSNTTRFPDTICTPSPIAGADPTCVAQIFGLPMQLNGYGGQVFVPLIMVAVLALVYKALKRIFPANIQMVFVPFFSMIVMIPVTAFLIGPLGIWIGTGLGTGLSWLNTSAPLVFAVIIPMLYPFLVPLGLHWPLNALMLANIQTLGYDFIQGPMGSWNFACFGATAGVLVLAIRNRNVEMREVATGALAAGLLGGISEPSLYGIHLRYKRIYPRMLVGCAVGGLTTGLLGGVTTNAFAFTSLLTIPVFEPMWRYGLAITLAFFTAMILVIVSDYRTPEQKAQDEADRAQADADLALEAARTATDVPAAAAAATGPTSVLGAPVAGQVIPLTEVADKVFASKALGEGVGIVPANGRVVAPVSGVLVTVPDSGHAFGIRTDDGVEVLVHVGIDTVRLEGKGFDVKVAKDQRVSAGDVLADVDLDAIRGAGYDATTVVVVINTLTLSSVTPRPAVAVSLGDPVIDLVI, from the coding sequence ATGGCGTCTACAACGACGGACACAGCCGCCCAGATCGTTGCCAAGGTCGGTGGACCGAGCAACATCGTGAGCCTCACCCATTGCGCGACCCGGCTTCGCTTCGAACTGAAGGATGCCGGCAAGGTCGACGCAGCAGCGTTGGACAAGATCCCCGGAGTGATGGGCACCGTGCCCCAGTCCGGCGACCGCTACCAGGTGGTGATCGGCGGTGCCGTCCAGAGCACCTACAACCAGATCATGAACCTGTCGGAGATGTCCGGGGTTTCCAAGGGCCTGTCCGACGCGGACGTGAAGGCCGCGGCCCGGGCCAAGGCGCGGGGCAAGTTCGCCTGGCTGGACGCCTTCTTCGAGTACCTGTCGGACTCGTTCCGTCCGCTGCTGGGCGTGCTGCTCGGCGCCTCGCTGATCATCGCCTTCGCCGCGGTCCTGGACGCCCTGGGTGTGGTCGACTTCCGGGCCGCCGACAAGTCGGCGTCCTGGGTGTTCGTGGACGCCATGTGGCGCGCGGTCTTCTACTTCCTGCCGATCATGGTCGCCTACAACGCGGCCAAGAAGCTGAACATCGACCCGTGGGTCGGGGCGACGGTGATGGGCGCGGTGATGACGCCGGAGTTCATCAGCCTGTCCAACACCACCCGGTTCCCGGACACGATCTGCACCCCCAGCCCGATCGCCGGGGCCGACCCGACCTGCGTGGCGCAGATCTTCGGACTGCCCATGCAGCTCAATGGCTACGGCGGCCAGGTCTTCGTGCCGCTGATCATGGTCGCCGTGCTGGCCCTGGTCTACAAGGCGCTGAAGCGGATCTTCCCGGCCAACATCCAGATGGTGTTCGTCCCGTTCTTCTCGATGATCGTGATGATCCCGGTGACCGCTTTCCTGATCGGCCCGCTCGGCATCTGGATCGGCACCGGCCTGGGCACTGGGCTCTCCTGGTTGAACACCTCGGCTCCGCTGGTCTTCGCGGTCATCATCCCGATGCTCTACCCGTTCCTGGTGCCGCTGGGCCTGCACTGGCCGCTGAACGCACTGATGCTGGCCAACATCCAGACCCTGGGCTACGACTTCATCCAGGGCCCGATGGGCTCGTGGAACTTCGCCTGCTTCGGTGCCACCGCCGGCGTGCTCGTCCTGGCTATCCGCAACCGCAACGTCGAAATGCGTGAGGTCGCCACCGGTGCCCTGGCCGCCGGCCTGCTGGGCGGCATCTCCGAGCCGTCCCTGTATGGCATTCACTTGCGCTACAAGCGGATCTACCCGCGGATGCTGGTCGGCTGTGCGGTCGGTGGCCTGACCACCGGCCTGCTCGGTGGGGTCACCACCAACGCCTTCGCCTTCACCTCGCTGCTGACCATTCCGGTCTTCGAGCCGATGTGGCGCTACGGCCTGGCCATCACTCTGGCCTTCTTCACGGCCATGATCTTGGTGATCGTCTCCGACTACCGCACCCCCGAGCAGAAGGCGCAGGACGAGGCCGATCGCGCCCAGGCCGATGCCGATCTCGCTCTCGAGGCCGCTCGCACCGCCACGGACGTCCCGGCTGCCGCCGCAGCGGCCACCGGCCCGACCTCGGTGCTCGGTGCACCGGTGGCCGGTCAGGTGATCCCGCTCACCGAGGTCGCCGACAAGGTGTTCGCCTCGAAGGCACTGGGTGAAGGGGTCGGCATCGTCCCCGCCAACGGACGTGTGGTCGCCCCGGTCAGCGGCGTCCTAGTTACCGTCCCCGACAGCGGACACGCCTTCGGGATCCGCACCGATGACGGGGTCGAGGTGCTCGTCCATGTCGGCATCGACACCGTCCGGCTGGAGGGCAAGGGCTTCGACGTCAAGGTCGCCAAGGACCAGCGAGTCAGTGCCGGGGACGTCCTGGCCGACGTCGACCTGGATGCGATCCGGGGCGCCGGCTACGACGCCACGACCGTGGTCGTGGTGATCAACACCCTGACCCTGAGCTCGGTCACCCCCCGTCCTGCCGTCGCGGTCAGCCTCGGCGATCCGGTGATTGACCTGGTCATCTGA
- a CDS encoding LysE family transporter, with product MDPVTASALAGVAAGFAIAMPLGAIGVLLLREGMLNGRRAAVAGAAGVATIDTLYCTAAIVAGAAAAPVIRSWGVWPRYLAGAVLVILGIQQLLALRKPRGEAAPTASTGRSAYLKFFGLTAINPATLIYFLALASALPDTGGPWGGIAFTVGAGLASLSWQLGLALVSSGAKAVLPERASTWLGVIGSAVVVVLGLGVAFSR from the coding sequence ATGGATCCGGTGACTGCCTCAGCCCTGGCCGGCGTGGCCGCCGGGTTTGCCATCGCCATGCCGCTGGGTGCGATCGGCGTCCTCCTGCTGCGCGAAGGCATGCTGAACGGGCGGCGAGCGGCCGTCGCCGGAGCCGCAGGGGTGGCCACCATCGACACCCTGTACTGCACGGCCGCGATCGTGGCCGGCGCCGCCGCTGCTCCGGTGATCCGCTCCTGGGGTGTCTGGCCGCGCTACCTGGCCGGGGCCGTCCTGGTCATCCTGGGCATCCAGCAGCTACTCGCCCTGCGCAAGCCGCGCGGCGAGGCTGCACCCACCGCCAGTACTGGACGTTCGGCCTACCTGAAGTTCTTCGGGCTGACCGCCATCAATCCGGCCACCCTGATCTACTTTCTGGCTCTGGCCAGCGCGCTTCCCGACACCGGTGGGCCGTGGGGCGGGATCGCCTTCACCGTCGGGGCCGGGCTGGCCTCACTGTCGTGGCAACTGGGCCTGGCGCTAGTCAGCAGCGGCGCCAAGGCCGTCCTGCCGGAGCGTGCGTCCACCTGGCTCGGCGTGATCGGCTCGGCCGTGGTCGTCGTGCTGGGTCTGGGAGTCGCCTTCAGCCGTTGA
- a CDS encoding NUDIX hydrolase translates to MSDPLDCGFDVDGRWFRYRAAAIILDGDRVLMARNEVEPYFYSIGGGVHHGETAADAVRREVCEETGVALEIERLAFVHENFFNGDSTTSLAGRDCHELTFYFLMKAGPGIVLDGISTVFDGVREWLEWVPLAEFGRDRPAYPSFFATELPQLGDQPKWIITRS, encoded by the coding sequence ATGAGTGATCCACTCGACTGCGGCTTCGACGTGGACGGACGCTGGTTTCGCTACCGCGCGGCGGCCATCATCCTGGACGGCGACCGGGTGCTGATGGCTCGCAACGAGGTCGAGCCTTACTTCTACTCGATCGGCGGCGGCGTCCATCACGGCGAGACCGCTGCTGACGCGGTGCGCCGTGAGGTGTGTGAGGAGACCGGGGTCGCCCTGGAGATCGAGCGGCTGGCTTTCGTCCACGAGAACTTCTTCAACGGCGACTCGACCACCTCGCTGGCCGGACGCGACTGCCACGAACTCACCTTCTACTTCCTGATGAAGGCCGGGCCGGGCATCGTCCTGGACGGGATCAGCACGGTCTTCGACGGGGTCCGTGAGTGGCTGGAATGGGTGCCACTGGCCGAGTTCGGACGAGACCGCCCGGCCTATCCGAGCTTCTTCGCCACCGAGTTGCCGCAACTGGGCGATCAGCCGAAGTGGATCATCACTCGCAGCTGA
- a CDS encoding LacI family DNA-binding transcriptional regulator — protein sequence MTKRATLADVAKLAGLSTTTVSMVLNNRPNTRLSEQAAERVRAAAAALDYRPNPAARGLRTGTTRTIGFISDEVTVTRYASAIISGLLEEAEAHDHSLLITESGRPGQLEKLVSLMLDRRTDGIVFGLMRARQLELPPLTDVNTILVNATSTAGHPCVLPDEYRAGYQAVKYLTERGHRRIGFIGRSADLLEPASSATVAERYAGMDAALAEEGIELVHQVDGKYWEPGLGYSGAEEIFTAGPVTAMIAANDRVAFGIYQSAQERGLKVPDDLSVISFDDEYLASYLRPQLTTMQIPYREMGRTAMQLLLSRQAPPLTLVPMPVQERGSVRPLN from the coding sequence GTGACCAAGCGCGCCACTTTGGCCGATGTGGCCAAGCTCGCCGGCCTGTCCACGACCACGGTCAGCATGGTGCTGAACAACCGCCCGAACACCCGGCTGTCCGAGCAGGCGGCCGAGCGGGTCCGGGCGGCGGCGGCCGCACTGGACTACCGGCCGAATCCGGCCGCCCGCGGCCTGCGCACCGGCACCACTCGCACCATCGGCTTCATCTCCGACGAGGTCACCGTCACCCGCTACGCCTCGGCGATCATCAGTGGGCTGCTCGAAGAGGCCGAAGCCCACGACCATTCGCTGCTGATCACCGAGTCCGGACGTCCGGGCCAGCTGGAGAAGCTGGTCAGCCTGATGCTGGACCGGCGCACCGACGGCATCGTGTTCGGCCTGATGCGTGCCCGCCAACTGGAGCTGCCGCCGCTCACTGACGTGAACACGATCCTGGTCAACGCCACGTCGACGGCCGGCCACCCGTGCGTCCTGCCGGATGAGTACCGGGCCGGCTACCAGGCCGTGAAGTACCTCACTGAGCGCGGGCATCGCCGGATCGGCTTCATCGGACGCTCCGCCGACCTGCTCGAGCCGGCCTCCTCGGCCACGGTTGCCGAGCGCTACGCCGGGATGGACGCCGCCCTGGCCGAAGAGGGGATCGAGCTCGTCCACCAGGTCGACGGCAAGTACTGGGAGCCCGGCCTGGGCTACTCCGGTGCCGAGGAGATCTTCACGGCCGGGCCGGTGACCGCCATGATCGCGGCCAACGACCGGGTGGCGTTCGGGATCTACCAGTCCGCCCAGGAGCGCGGCTTGAAGGTGCCCGACGACTTGTCGGTGATCTCCTTCGACGACGAGTACCTGGCCTCGTACCTGCGTCCGCAGCTGACCACGATGCAGATCCCGTACCGGGAGATGGGTCGCACGGCCATGCAGCTGCTGCTCAGCCGGCAGGCGCCGCCGCTGACCCTGGTGCCGATGCCGGTCCAGGAGCGTGGCTCGGTTCGTCCGCTGAACTGA
- a CDS encoding ketopantoate reductase family protein → MKFWFVGAGAIGSYIGGSLAAAGHDVTFSEQPDAAAAIAAQGLVLTRDGQPQTVRNFRIFGSTAEVLDAGPYDVAVVALKSFDTPAFLDSLIATGRELPAMLSLQNGVANEPLLASRLGADKVLSGTVTTAVGKPGMGQVVEEKRRGVGIATTHPLAASLLAALNDASLNGIGYPDAAAMKWSKLLTNLTGNATSAILDEPVGALFADPRSYRIELAVLRECLAVMAALGLRPTDLPGTPVRALALGTKLPRFIAQPALAKALGGGRGDKMPSFHIDLRSGRGQTEVRFLNGAVAEAGAAHGVPTPVNRLLTDTLEALSSGQLPLDTYRHNPDALLAQL, encoded by the coding sequence ATGAAGTTCTGGTTCGTCGGCGCAGGTGCGATCGGCAGCTACATCGGCGGCTCGCTGGCCGCGGCCGGACACGACGTCACCTTCAGTGAGCAGCCGGACGCTGCTGCGGCGATCGCCGCGCAGGGCCTGGTGCTGACCCGGGACGGTCAGCCTCAGACCGTCCGCAACTTCCGGATCTTCGGCTCCACGGCAGAGGTGCTCGACGCCGGCCCCTACGACGTGGCCGTGGTGGCCCTCAAATCCTTCGACACCCCGGCCTTCCTGGACTCGCTGATCGCCACCGGGCGCGAACTGCCGGCCATGCTCAGCCTGCAGAACGGCGTGGCCAATGAGCCGTTGCTGGCCTCTCGACTGGGCGCGGACAAGGTGCTCAGCGGAACCGTGACCACCGCAGTCGGTAAGCCCGGGATGGGCCAGGTGGTCGAGGAGAAGCGCCGCGGGGTGGGCATCGCCACCACCCATCCGCTGGCGGCATCGCTGTTGGCCGCGCTGAACGACGCGTCCCTGAACGGGATCGGCTACCCGGACGCGGCCGCCATGAAGTGGTCCAAGCTGCTCACCAACCTGACCGGAAACGCCACCTCGGCCATCTTGGACGAGCCGGTCGGGGCCCTGTTCGCCGATCCGCGCAGCTATCGGATCGAGTTGGCCGTGCTGCGGGAATGCCTGGCCGTGATGGCTGCGCTCGGGCTACGTCCGACCGATCTGCCCGGCACCCCGGTCCGGGCGCTGGCGCTGGGCACCAAGCTGCCCCGGTTCATCGCCCAGCCGGCGCTGGCCAAGGCGCTCGGCGGTGGCCGCGGCGACAAGATGCCGAGCTTCCACATCGATCTGCGCTCCGGACGCGGCCAGACCGAGGTTCGTTTCCTCAACGGGGCCGTTGCTGAGGCAGGTGCCGCTCACGGCGTCCCTACCCCGGTGAACCGACTGCTCACCGACACCCTCGAGGCGCTGTCCTCCGGCCAGCTCCCCCTGGACACCTACCGTCACAACCCGGACGCGCTGCTGGCCCAGCTCTAA
- a CDS encoding MFS transporter has translation MASVHHARTPPATLPAPERSVSQVCETRMVRAYREILNIPGALRFCAAGLVARSGGAMMGLGLVLMVSAIYGSYGLAGAVTAANAVCWALGTAVLSNLVDRFGQRRVMYPAAILSAIALAVTVVLAVMQAPAWTLFAPVMISGATGGAPGALVRARWSYVTDNPDQLHVAFSLESTLDEVAYMVGPVVATALSTGVHPAAGLIAPIILGLVGAQWFYSQRSTEPPVQDRPAAPEGAAWRQLVLLVPGVGAVVAVNLLIGTVFGAIDVSVVAAATDWNARPASGLILAVFSLASAMAGFYYGARRWASPLPRRFLIGVAAMFAATMALCLANSTWLLAALGLLVGITVAPTLINGNSLIERLVHPARLTEGLAWMGTGIGIGASIGSGVAGHVIDLGGYSLGLYSVAVFGALTAIIAFASARVLGRAVASDDPAAVAG, from the coding sequence ATGGCTTCAGTCCACCACGCCCGGACGCCGCCGGCCACGCTGCCCGCGCCGGAACGAAGTGTCAGCCAGGTGTGCGAGACTCGAATGGTGCGCGCTTATCGGGAGATTCTGAACATTCCCGGCGCTCTCAGATTCTGTGCGGCCGGTCTTGTCGCCCGCTCCGGCGGGGCGATGATGGGGCTCGGGCTGGTCTTGATGGTTTCGGCCATCTACGGCAGCTACGGCCTGGCCGGTGCGGTGACTGCGGCGAATGCCGTCTGCTGGGCGCTGGGCACCGCTGTGCTGTCGAACCTGGTCGACCGGTTCGGGCAGCGCCGGGTGATGTACCCGGCGGCCATCTTGTCGGCCATCGCGCTGGCGGTCACCGTGGTGCTGGCCGTGATGCAGGCACCGGCGTGGACGCTGTTCGCCCCGGTGATGATTTCCGGGGCCACCGGTGGTGCCCCCGGCGCGTTGGTGCGAGCCCGCTGGTCCTATGTCACCGACAACCCCGACCAACTGCACGTGGCGTTCTCTCTGGAGTCCACCCTGGACGAGGTGGCCTACATGGTCGGCCCGGTGGTGGCCACCGCGCTGTCCACCGGCGTCCATCCGGCCGCCGGCCTGATCGCCCCGATCATCCTCGGCCTGGTCGGAGCGCAGTGGTTCTACTCGCAGCGGTCCACCGAGCCGCCGGTGCAGGATCGTCCGGCGGCCCCCGAAGGCGCGGCCTGGCGACAGCTCGTCCTGCTGGTTCCCGGGGTTGGGGCAGTGGTCGCGGTGAACCTGCTGATCGGAACCGTCTTCGGGGCCATCGACGTGAGCGTGGTGGCTGCGGCCACCGACTGGAACGCTCGTCCGGCGTCCGGCCTGATCCTGGCTGTGTTCTCGCTGGCCTCGGCGATGGCCGGCTTCTACTACGGCGCGCGCCGCTGGGCCTCGCCGCTGCCGCGGCGGTTCCTGATCGGGGTCGCGGCCATGTTCGCGGCCACCATGGCTCTGTGCCTGGCCAACTCAACCTGGCTGCTGGCGGCCTTGGGCCTGCTGGTCGGCATCACCGTGGCGCCCACCCTGATCAACGGCAACTCGCTGATCGAACGGCTCGTCCACCCGGCCCGGCTCACTGAAGGCCTGGCCTGGATGGGCACCGGGATCGGGATCGGCGCCTCGATCGGCTCGGGGGTGGCCGGCCATGTGATCGACCTGGGCGGCTACTCGCTCGGCCTGTACTCGGTGGCGGTGTTCGGCGCACTGACCGCGATCATCGCCTTCGCCTCGGCCCGCGTCCTGGGACGTGCGGTGGCCAGCGACGATCCGGCAGCGGTGGCCGGCTGA